One genomic region from Sphingobacterium multivorum encodes:
- a CDS encoding CAP domain-containing protein yields MNYLVLAFTLLFTQSIFAQRIVVDHHQATEAYELLNKIRTNPERYKKELKLFNLQKIKRTKLNWNKELAEVAVYRAKDMAKRSYFDHVSPEGYGPNYFIDEAGYKLNPAWLSKRNANNFESIAANRSSATAAIKALIIGKEAPGYHHRTHLLGMDQWNASLYDIGIGYVECKGAKPYESYLVVIIAKHDW; encoded by the coding sequence ATGAACTATTTGGTTTTAGCATTTACCCTGCTTTTTACACAGTCTATTTTTGCCCAACGTATCGTTGTCGATCATCACCAGGCGACCGAGGCCTATGAATTACTGAACAAAATCCGTACAAATCCAGAACGGTATAAGAAAGAACTGAAGCTCTTCAACCTGCAGAAGATTAAACGGACCAAACTCAATTGGAATAAGGAGTTGGCGGAGGTTGCAGTTTATCGTGCAAAAGATATGGCCAAGCGCTCCTATTTTGACCATGTTTCACCTGAGGGTTATGGGCCTAATTATTTCATTGACGAGGCGGGGTATAAACTTAACCCGGCATGGCTGTCCAAACGGAATGCAAACAATTTTGAGTCCATTGCGGCCAACCGATCTAGTGCTACAGCTGCCATTAAGGCTCTAATTATTGGAAAGGAAGCTCCGGGTTATCATCATCGCACACATTTACTGGGCATGGATCAGTGGAATGCTTCGCTATACGATATCGGCATTGGTTACGTCGAATGTAAAGGCGCCAAACCTTATGAAAGTTATTTAGTTGTTATCATTGCCAAGCACGACTGGTAA
- a CDS encoding YicC/YloC family endoribonuclease, with the protein MIKSMTGYGTASADNGKVKYSVEIKSLNSKFLELNLRLPKVVSDKELTLRTESSKLIERGKVNMNVTVEYTDQTAKASSINADLLKKYYSQLQQIALELNDTNVNLFELALNMPEVITNNDDSVDDEESKVLMDAFYDAVKRFNIFREDEGNVLAGDLKKRAELILTYLGEVEALEVERIPLIRQRIEQFLNDTVGKDNVDQNRFEQELVYYIDKLDVTEEKVRLRAHCNYFLKAFDSADSNGKKLGFISQEMGREINTLGSKANHAGIQQIVVRMKEELEKIKEQLLNVL; encoded by the coding sequence ATGATAAAATCCATGACAGGATATGGCACGGCTTCCGCTGATAACGGTAAAGTTAAATATAGTGTCGAAATAAAGTCCTTAAATTCAAAATTCCTTGAATTAAATCTTCGCTTGCCCAAAGTTGTTTCGGACAAAGAATTGACCCTGCGCACTGAGAGCAGTAAACTTATTGAACGTGGTAAAGTTAACATGAATGTAACGGTTGAATACACGGATCAAACAGCGAAGGCATCTTCTATTAATGCTGATTTACTCAAAAAATATTACAGTCAATTGCAGCAGATCGCATTGGAACTTAACGATACCAATGTCAATCTGTTTGAACTGGCGTTAAATATGCCTGAAGTGATTACCAACAATGATGATTCGGTTGATGACGAAGAATCCAAAGTATTGATGGATGCTTTCTATGATGCGGTCAAACGTTTTAATATATTTCGTGAAGATGAGGGCAATGTGCTCGCAGGAGATTTAAAAAAGCGCGCAGAGCTTATTTTAACTTATCTTGGAGAAGTAGAGGCCTTAGAAGTAGAACGTATTCCTTTGATCAGACAGCGTATTGAACAGTTTTTAAATGATACGGTGGGTAAAGATAATGTGGATCAAAACCGATTTGAACAGGAGCTGGTTTACTACATTGACAAATTGGATGTGACCGAAGAAAAAGTCCGATTGCGTGCCCATTGCAATTACTTTTTAAAGGCTTTTGATTCCGCGGATTCAAATGGGAAGAAACTGGGATTTATTTCACAAGAAATGGGGCGGGAGATCAATACCCTAGGCTCCAAAGCCAACCATGCTGGCATTCAACAGATTGTGGTCAGAATGAAAGAAGAATTGGAAAAAATAAAAGAGCAATTGCTCAACGTATTATAA
- the gmk gene encoding guanylate kinase: protein MSGKLIIFSAPSGAGKTTIVRDLLSKHGDKIEFSISASTRDPRGQEVNGKDYYFMSKEEFLHKVAKQEFIEFEEVYSGTFYGTLRSEIERIWKEGKHVIFDIDVVGGLRLKSKFPEQAISIFVQPPSLEVLKERLTGRGTDSEEKLKERFAKAELELTYANKFDVILNNFDLATACAEAEKIVMGFINK, encoded by the coding sequence ATGAGCGGTAAATTAATTATATTCTCGGCACCATCTGGAGCGGGAAAAACAACAATAGTAAGAGATCTTTTAAGTAAACACGGTGATAAGATTGAGTTTTCCATCTCAGCAAGTACACGTGATCCAAGAGGGCAGGAGGTGAACGGAAAAGACTACTATTTTATGTCGAAAGAAGAATTTTTACATAAGGTAGCAAAACAGGAGTTTATCGAATTTGAAGAAGTATATTCAGGGACTTTCTATGGTACTTTGCGTTCAGAAATCGAACGTATTTGGAAAGAAGGTAAACATGTTATTTTTGACATCGACGTTGTCGGTGGGTTACGTTTGAAGTCAAAATTTCCAGAACAGGCAATTTCTATTTTCGTACAACCACCTTCTTTGGAGGTGCTTAAGGAGCGTTTAACAGGACGTGGAACGGATTCAGAAGAAAAGCTGAAAGAGCGTTTTGCCAAGGCAGAACTGGAACTTACCTATGCCAATAAATTTGATGTCATATTGAACAATTTTGATTTAGCTACAGCATGTGCCGAAGCTGAAAAAATTGTCATGGGATTTATCAATAAATAA
- the nadD gene encoding nicotinate (nicotinamide) nucleotide adenylyltransferase, with amino-acid sequence MRKIGLFFGSFNPVHVGHLIIANYMANFTGLDEVWFVVSPQNPFKKKSTLADPYDRLEMLNLALEDCDHLKVSDIEFHLPIPSYTIDTLTHLSEKYPNREFVLLMGQDNLESLEKWKNADIILRDYNIYVYPRPGFDNEKFKDHPAITVTDTPLMELSSTFLRNAIKEKKNIQFFTPKKVIEFIDKKGLYS; translated from the coding sequence ATGCGAAAGATTGGTTTGTTTTTTGGTTCTTTTAATCCGGTGCACGTAGGACATCTGATTATAGCCAACTATATGGCCAATTTTACGGGGCTGGATGAAGTTTGGTTTGTGGTCTCGCCACAGAATCCATTTAAAAAGAAATCCACATTAGCAGATCCTTATGACCGTTTGGAAATGCTGAATCTGGCCTTGGAAGACTGTGATCATTTGAAGGTAAGTGACATTGAATTCCATTTGCCCATACCATCGTATACCATCGATACCTTAACGCATCTAAGCGAGAAATATCCAAACCGGGAATTTGTGCTACTCATGGGACAAGACAATTTGGAATCGCTGGAGAAGTGGAAAAATGCAGATATTATCTTGCGTGATTACAATATCTATGTTTATCCAAGACCGGGGTTCGATAATGAAAAATTTAAAGATCATCCTGCAATCACCGTCACAGACACTCCGCTAATGGAATTATCCTCTACCTTTTTGCGAAATGCAATCAAGGAAAAAAAGAATATTCAATTCTTTACCCCTAAAAAGGTGATTGAATTTATCGATAAGAAAGGTTTATACTCTTGA
- a CDS encoding SUMF1/EgtB/PvdO family nonheme iron enzyme, which produces MRKLLYLIGLIVLHLQCEAQAGNYIQIPAGDYHLGDTASLDNPKRTVHIESFWISRFELTNAEFEKFVQATGYRTLAERYHNAMVFEPGLAEFRWLQDSTAYWRFPNGVSRGGITAKMDHPVTCISYKDVLAYCTWANCRLPSFDEWEVAARAGSEGYYFEGFSKENMGDYANVWHGRDHLKADYSDGYLYTSPVGKFKSNPWGLYDIFGNVFEFCTGKLERDGNRSIAHARGGSWWCSKNSCAAFNAVYIGSVSPNASFSNLGFRIVKKAFTPENKDF; this is translated from the coding sequence ATGAGGAAACTACTCTATTTGATAGGATTGATTGTTTTACATCTCCAATGTGAAGCCCAAGCTGGAAACTATATCCAAATTCCAGCCGGAGACTATCATTTGGGCGATACAGCAAGCTTAGATAATCCCAAAAGAACAGTACATATCGAATCGTTCTGGATCTCGAGATTTGAGCTGACGAATGCCGAATTTGAAAAATTTGTTCAGGCAACGGGCTACAGGACATTAGCAGAACGCTACCATAATGCCATGGTCTTTGAGCCTGGCCTGGCGGAGTTTCGCTGGTTGCAGGATAGTACGGCCTATTGGCGCTTTCCGAATGGTGTAAGTCGTGGCGGAATTACGGCAAAGATGGACCACCCAGTTACCTGTATCTCTTACAAAGATGTACTGGCCTATTGTACATGGGCAAATTGTAGATTGCCATCTTTTGATGAGTGGGAGGTGGCAGCTAGAGCCGGAAGCGAAGGCTATTATTTTGAAGGTTTCAGTAAAGAGAATATGGGCGATTATGCAAATGTATGGCATGGAAGAGATCATTTGAAAGCTGATTATTCCGATGGTTATCTCTATACTTCTCCGGTCGGAAAATTCAAATCCAATCCATGGGGACTGTATGATATCTTTGGCAATGTATTTGAATTTTGCACCGGAAAGCTCGAAAGGGATGGCAACCGCTCTATTGCACATGCCCGTGGAGGCTCCTGGTGGTGTAGTAAAAATAGCTGCGCCGCTTTCAATGCAGTGTACATCGGTTCTGTGAGTCCCAATGCCTCTTTTAGTAATTTGGGGTTTAGAATTGTAAAAAAAGCCTTTACTCCTGAGAATAAAGACTTTTAA
- a CDS encoding SDR family oxidoreductase — MLQSFDLSGKVALVTGCKRGIGKAIAEALAEAGADIIGVSASLEIEGSAVEKSVKALGRNFYAYQCDFAKRTALYAFIEKVKSAHPAIDILFNNAGNILRKPAAEHPDEYWDEIIEINQNAQFILTREIGKDMISRGTGKIVFTASLLTFQGGINVPGYAASKGAVGSMVKAFANEWASKGVNVNGFAPGYIATDNTEALRDDPERSKSILDRIPAGRWGTPEDFKGPAVFLASKASDYVHGTILTVDGGWMGR; from the coding sequence ATACTGCAATCTTTTGACTTAAGTGGGAAAGTAGCCTTGGTAACAGGCTGCAAAAGAGGAATTGGCAAGGCAATTGCCGAAGCATTGGCTGAAGCTGGAGCAGATATTATAGGCGTTTCAGCGTCATTGGAAATTGAAGGCTCCGCAGTAGAAAAATCCGTAAAAGCATTAGGTAGAAATTTCTATGCCTATCAGTGTGATTTCGCCAAACGGACAGCGCTTTACGCGTTTATTGAAAAGGTAAAATCAGCGCATCCTGCGATTGATATCCTTTTTAATAATGCAGGAAACATCCTTCGAAAACCTGCCGCTGAGCATCCTGATGAATACTGGGATGAAATCATCGAAATCAATCAAAATGCACAGTTTATATTGACGCGCGAGATTGGAAAGGACATGATTTCACGTGGAACTGGAAAAATCGTATTTACAGCATCTTTATTAACTTTCCAAGGTGGTATCAATGTTCCAGGATATGCCGCTTCAAAAGGTGCCGTAGGATCCATGGTAAAGGCTTTTGCAAATGAGTGGGCTTCCAAAGGTGTCAACGTAAACGGGTTTGCTCCAGGATATATCGCTACAGATAATACCGAGGCTCTGAGAGACGATCCCGAACGCTCCAAGTCCATTTTGGACCGTATACCTGCAGGACGCTGGGGAACTCCAGAAGATTTTAAGGGGCCAGCAGTATTCCTTGCTTCAAAAGCTTCCGATTATGTTCATGGAACCATCCTAACAGTCGATGGTGGCTGGATGGGCAGATAG